ATCGGCTGGGCCGACAACAAGTAGGGAACGCTGATGGACTACGGCGCCTGGCCCCGTCTCTTCGTCGTAGACGTGGAGGGCAACGGAGGAACGCCGCCGGACCTGGTGGAGGTCGCAGCGGTCCCTGTGGTCAACGGGATCCCGGTGCCGTCGTCCACACGCTCCACGCTGCTGCGCCCGCCGAACCCCATCACGCCGTTCGCACGGCGGGTGCACGGCATCCGTAACCAGGACGTCGCCACCGCGCCGACCTGGGAGCAGATCGGCCCCCAGGTGCACGCCGACCTGGAAGGCGTGTGGATCGCCGCGCACAACGCCCACGTGGACTACGGCGTGCTGTTGCGGCACATGCCCGACTGGAAGCCGGCCGGGGTGCTGGACACCCTGCGGCTCGCCCGCGCCACCTACCCGAAGGCCCGCCGGTACAGCCTCGACGCGCTGATCGAGCTGACCGCCATCGACCTGGAGTCCATCCCCGGCCAGCGCCACCGGGCCGCCTACGACGCCCACGCAACCGCCCTGCTGCTGCTCTCTCTCGCCGAGCACTACGACACGTGGGACACGCTGCTCGCCGCAGCCGTCCCACCCGGGATGCCCGGCGCCCCCCTTCCCGCTCCGCCCAAGTCCGAGGAACAGACACTGTGGTGACACCGCTTCGCCTCTACATCGCCGGAACGCACTCGACCGGCAAGACCACCATCGCCAGGCGCATCGAGATGGAACTGCGCGCCACCGGCCTCAAGGTCGCCCGCACCGGCGGCTTCGCCAAGCGGGCCGCCGAGCTCGGCCTCCCGAAGATGACGCGCCACACCGCCGCCTCCAGCACGTGGATCATCAACGCCACGGCCAACGCCGCCCTGGAGGCGGAGCTCACCGCGGACGTCGTGATCGTGGACCGCACTCCCTTCGACGCCCTCGCCTACTTCCTGGCGGCGGTCGAGCACCGGGACGAGCGCCCCGACCCCGAAGCGCTGTCCCGTCTGACGGCCCTGGTCCAGCTGGCCAGCCCCCGGCCGGTGGTCTTCCTGGCCACCGTGCTGGACCCGGCTCTGCCGCTGGCCGAACACCCGGGCAAGGACCCCGACTGGGCTGACGCCGCGTTCCGCGAGGCCGTGGACCGGCAGCTCCACCGGGCCTTGAGGGGCTACTCGGTGCCGCACATCACGGTGCCCAGCGACGAGCACGCGGAGACCGTCGAGATGGCCGTCGAGGCGATCGCTGCCGCGTGGGACGTGGCGGCGTGATCACGATCGCGGGTAAGACAGTCCCGCGCCTGGGCCTGGGCACCCTGCGCCTGACCGGCCCCGGCACCTGGGGCGAGCCGGCCGACATGGTCGGTGCCGCCGCACTGCTGCGCGAGGCCGTTCACGACCTCGGCATCCTGCACGTCGACACCGCCGACGCCTACGGCCCGCACACCGTCGAGGAACTGATCCGCCGCGCGCTGCACCCCTACCCCGAGCAGCTGCTGCTGGCCACGAAGGTCGGCATGGTGCGGCCCGCCCCGAACGTCTGGCGCCCGCTGGGCCGGCCCGAGTACCTGCGCGCCGCCGTGGAGGCGTCCCTGCGCCGCCTGGGCACCGAGCGGATCGATCTGTGCTACCTGCACCGGGTGGACCCCGCGGTCCCGCTGGCCGATCAGGTCGGCGAGCTGGAGGAGCTGCGGGCCGCAGGTAAGGTCGCCGCCATCGGCCTGTCCAAGGTGACCCCTGAGCAGATCCGCGAGGCCGGCAAGCTAGTGGCGGTCGCCGCCGTGCAGAACTGCCTGAACGCCGCCGAACCGGACGATCCGGCGTTGGCGTACTGCCTGGACAACGGCATCCCGTACGTGCCGTACCGGCCGCTGAACGCCGGCCTGCTGCCCGATCCGGCGGAGGCCCTGCGGTGGCTGCTGGACCTCGGCCCGTTGGTGGCGCCGATCCCCGGCACCGCGGACCCTGCCCACCTGCGCGCGCTCTTCGCGCCCGCGACCTGAGCAGCGGGTACTCGATGCCGAAGCCCTGGAAGCCCCGCGAGGAGTTCGTCAAGACGCTGCCCCGAACCCTGCACGGCTGCGGCGTGCTGCTCTTCGACCCCGACGGGAAGCTGCTGCTCGTGCACGACTCCTACAGCGCGGGCCGGGCTGCCAAGGGCTGGCTGCAGCGCTGGTGGGCGCCGGGCGGTCTCCTCGAAGACGGCGAAGCCCCGAGGAGGCGGCGCGGCGGGAGGTCCTGGAGGAGACCCGGCCTGCGGCTCGACTGCCGGCTCTGCCCGGTCGGCGTGGACTCCTGCCGCCGGCCGAGGGCGCCGACTGCCCTTGCCGCCGGCCAGGACCAGGGCAACGGCCCGGGCGGGCAGGGAGACGAGCGTGCTGCTGTAGTACGGGGCGATGGTGTCGGTGGTGCTCCGTTCGGTCACGGGGGTCCTCCCGGGTGGCGGTGGGTGAGCGTGGGGGTACCGGCCCGCCCACCCCGGGATCACAGGAGGTTCAGCACGTCCAGGGCGAGGTAGGCGGCGGCGGTATCGGTCATCTCGCCGCGGCGGAGCACGCTGCGGCGGAACTCCGCGAGGTCGAGGGTGACGACGTCGATGAACTCGGTGCGTTCGGGGGTCGGTTCGGCGACCTTGACGCAGCCGGTGGCGAAGAAGGCGAAGCGGCGGGCGTTGGAGTAGGCGTCCAGCCAGTACGGGCCGGCGGCGTGGACCTCGCCCCGGTAGCCGGTCTCTTCGAGCAGTTCCCTGGCGACGGCGGCCAGCGATTCCTCTCCGGGCTCCAGGAAGCCGCCGGGCAGTTCGTAGAGCACCTGGTCCGGGCCGGGCCGGTATTGGCGGGCGAGGATGACCTGCTGGTCGGTGGTGAGGGCGAGGACCGCTCCGGCCGGGCGCTCGGCTTTGAGGTAGAACTCCTCCTTCCGGCCGTCGGGCAGCTCGAACTCGACGCGGTCCACGGACCTGCCGAACTTGCTGAACACGGTGGTGCGTTCGATCTCGCGCCACGACGCGGTGGTGGTGTCGGTCGTCATGGCCAGGACTGTACGGCCCCGCCCCGGGCACGGGTGGCCGTTCCGCCGTTGCTTGTCGGCCGGTGCCTGGTAGCCGGCGGGGCATGTCCGCCGGCCCGGGTTGGTGACCGCGGCCAGGTCGAGCCGGTTGGCCTTGTTCGGCGCGAACCAGCCGTAGGGGTTCACCTGGGTCCGGAACAGCGGGGACAGCGCCCGCCGGGCCGCGTCGGTGAGGCTGTCGGCCCACTTCGGCTCCGCCGGCACCTCCTGCAGCAGGGTGTCCCGCTGCCCCGCTGGCCTCCTAGACGGCGACGAAGCGGCGGTTGCCGTCGGCGGCAAGGATGCGGCCGAAGCGCATGCCGGGGAAGTGCGCGGCGACCAGTAGGTCCTCGGTGTCGGCGGCCTCGTCGGCGATGCGGTTGCGCACCGCGGACGCGGCTGCCGGGTCGACGTCCCAGATCACCTGCCAGTCGCGCTCACCGAACTGGACCACCGAGTGGACGACGTCGCCCAGGAGCAGCGCCCGGCGTCCGCCGGAGGAGAGCACGTACACGGTGGTGCCGGGGGTGTGGCCGGGCAGGTGGAGGGCGTCGATGCCGGGGGCGAGGGTGAAGTCGGCGTCGAACAGCTCCAGTCGGCCTTCCAGCGGGGTGAGTTTGGCGACGGCCGCGGGAGTCGCGGCCGGCCCGGTGACGAAGTGCTGCCAGTCGGCGCGGTGGGCACGGTAGGTGGCGCGCGGGAAGACCGGCCGACCGTCGACCGCGGCCCAGCCGACGTGGTCGAAATGGAGGTGTGTGAAGACCACATCGGTCACGTCCTGGGGCGCGACGCCCTGGGCGGCGAGCGAGTCCAGCAGTGCGCCCCCGCGGTAGCGGCCGTCGTCGAACGGGCCGACCCCGGCGTCCACCAGGACGGTCCGCTGCCCGCTGCGCACCAGGAAGCCACCGAGCGGCAGGTTCAGGGTGCCGTCCGGCTCCCGGTGGTGGTCATGGCAGGCCCACGGGTCGTCCGTGCCGGGGCGGGTGAGGATCTCGGCGGCGGTCTCGGTACCCACCCCGTCCATGACCGCCAGAACCTCGATGTCGCCGATCTTCACGTACAAGCCCTTCCGTAACCGTCCGTCATGGGCCCGCTGTGGAAGCGGTGTCCGCTTGCGGGGTCGTTCGGCTGCAACCGACCCCGGTGGCCGGGCATTCCCCGGGGAACACGGAACCTGCGCGGAGCATCGCCAGGTTCGCGGTGATCGACAGCGGACCCGACGTCACCGTCGCAGGCCCCGCGGAGACGGAGTGACTCTGCGGGGCCTGCGAGGGTGATCGGCTCGGCGCCGGATCAGCCGAGCTTGCTGTTCTTCCAGTTCCAGCTCTTGACGGGGTCGGTGCTGCTGTCCCAGGCCAACTGCGGAGAGTTGAGGCCGGTGCCGGTGCTGGTGAGGGTCCACAGGCCGGTGCGGCTGGCGTCCCCGGTCTTGCCGTAGTCGTAGGCGATGGCGATGTCGGCCTTGCCGTCACCGTTGAAATCACCGGCGACCAGCTTGCTGGCGTTCCAGTTCCAGCTCTTCACCGCATCGGTGGCGCTGTCCCAGACCTGCTTGGGGCCGGCGAACCCGGCGCCGGTGCTGGTGAAGGTCCACAGACCGGTGCGGCTGATGTCCCCGGTCTTGCCGTAGTCGTAGAGGACGCCGATGTCGGCCTTGCCGTCACCGTTGAAGTCGCCTGCGGTCACCTTGCTGGCGTTCCAGTTCCAGCTCTTGACGGGGTCGGTGCTGCTGTCCCAGACCTGCTTGGCGCTGGAGAAGCCGGCGCCGGTGCTGGTGAAGGTCCACAGGCCGGTGCGGCTGGCGTCCCCGGTCTTGCCGTAGTCGTAGGCGATGGCGATGTCGGTCCTGCCGTCACCGTTGAAGTCACCGCTGACGGGCCTGCTGGCGGCCCAGTTCCAGCTCTTGACGGGGTCGGTGCTGCTGTCCCAGACCTGCTTGGCGCTGGAGAAGCCGGCGCCGGTGCTGGTGAAGGTCCAGAGTCCGGTGCGGCTGGCGTCTCCGCTCTTGCCGTAGTCGTAGAGGACACCGATGTCGGCCTTGCCGTCACCGTTGAAGTCACCGACAACGGGCTTGTTGTTGGCCCAAGTCCAGCTGCTGACGGGGTCGGTGGAGCTGTCCCAGGCCGGCTGCGGGCCGGTGAAGCCGCTGCCCGTGCTGGTGAAGGTGTAGAGCCTGGTGCGGTTACGGCCGTCGTCGGTACGGCCCAGGTCGTAGAGCACCCCGATGTCGGCCTTGCCGTCACCGTTGAAGTCACCGACCGTCACCTTGCTGGACGCCCAGTTCCAGCTGTCCGAACCGCTGTCCCACACCCGTTGCGGGGAGGTAAAACCGCTCCCCTTGCTGGTGAACGTCCACAGACCCGAGTGGTTGCGCTCCCCGTCCTTGCCGTAGTCGTACAGCACCGCGACATCGTCCCGGCCGTCACCGTCGAAATCACCCTTGATCCGGGTGGCCGGGTTCTGCTCCGGGTCGGTGGGGGTGGGGGTGGGGGTGGGAACGTCGGGGAAGGGCGGTTCGCTGTCGTCGCCCAGGCCCGTGCCCTGCCAGCAGTTCGGCCAGGCATTCACGCCCTGGGCCGCGAGCACCTTCTCCGCGATCCTGATCTGCTGTTCCTTGGTGGCCTGGTAGGCGAACGGCGCGTAATCCGTCCCGCCGAACCCCTCCCAGGTGCTCGGAATGATCTGCAGGCCACCGCCCAGGTTCGTTCCGCTGTGGTAGCTCCAGTCGCCCTCGCTCTCGCACTTCGCCACCTTGTCCCAGGTGGCGACCGAGGCAGCGTGGGCCGGGGCGGAAGGCGTCAGGGAGAGGCCGGCTGCGGCCAGTGCCACGGCCGCGGTGGTGACGAGCGGGTGTTTCCTGATGTTCGGTAAACGCATGTTCTGAAGGTCTCCATCCGTCGACGGGCGCGCTCAGCCGACCTTGCTGTTCTTCCAGTTCCAGCTCTTGACGGCGTCGTTGGCGCTGTCCCAGACCTGCTGCGGGGAGTTGAAGCCGGTACCGCTGCTGCTGAGGGTCCACAGGCCGGTGCGGCTGATGTCCCCGGTCCGGCCGTAGTCGTAGAGGACGCCGATGTCGGCCTTGCCGTCGCCGTTGAAGTCGCCGGCGACCAGCTTGCTGGCGTTCCAGTTCCAGCTCTTCACCGCATCGGTGGCGCTGTCCCAGGCCAGCTTGGGGCCGGCGAATCCGGCGCCGGTGCTGGTGAGGGTCCAGAGACCGGTGCGGCTGGCGTCCCCGGTCTTGCCGTAGTCGTAGGCGATGGCGATGTCGGCCTTGCCGTCGCCGTTGAAGTCACCGCTGACGGGCTTGCTGGCGGCCCAGTTCCAGCTCTTGACGGGGTCGGTGCTGCTGTCCCAGACCTGCTTGGCGCTGGAGAAGCCAGCGCCGGTGCTGGTGAAGGTCCACAGGCCGGTGCGGCTGATGTCCCCGGTCTTGCCGTAGTCGTAGAGGACGCCGATGTCGGCCTTGCCGTCGCCGTTGAAGTCACCGCTGACGGGCTTGCCGGCGGCCCAGTTCCAGCTCTTCACCGCATCGGTGGCACTGTCCCAGGCCAGCTTGGGGCCGGCGAACCCGGTGCCCGTGCTGGTGAAGGTCCAGACAGCGGTGCGGTTGGCGGTGTCGGCGGCCTGGCCGTAGTCGTAGACCACGCCGATGTCGGCCTTGCCGTCACCGTTGAAGTCGCCGACCACGGGCTTGCTGGTCGCCCAGTTCCAGCTGCTGACGGCGTCGGTGGAGCTGTCCCAGGCCGGCTGCGGGCCGGTGAAGCCGCTGCCCGTGCTGGTGAAGGTGTAGAGCCTGGTGCGGTTGCGACCGTCGTCGGTACGACCCAGGTCGTAGAGCACCCCGATGTCGGCCTTGCCGTCACCGTTGAAATCGCCGACCGTCACCTTGCTGGACGCCCAGTTCCAGCTGTCCGAACCGCTGTCCCACACCTGCCGCGGAGCGTTGAAACCGGCCCCCTTGCTGGTGAACGTCCACAGACCCGAGTGGTTGCGCTCACCGTCCTTGCCGTAGTCGTACAGCACCGCGACGTCATCCCGACCGTCACCGTCGAAATCACCCTTGACCCGGGACGAGTCCTCCTGCGCGGCGACGACGGGCTGCGTACCGGCCGGGCCGACGTCGATGTAGTTGCGGTCGATGTTGAGCGTCACGCCGCCGTAGGTCTCGTCCACCTCGCCGCGGTACTGGTGGACGCGCTGCCGGTTGGACCAGAAGCCGGGCCCGGGGAGTCCCATGGACGAGTCCGAGACGTCGGCCTGGTAGTTCCAGTTGGCGGACCAGACCACGTCCGGGCCGGCGTAGTCGGAATCGCCGGCCACCGAGGCGAGGTCCTGCACACCGCTCCGGACCCCGGCGTAGACACCGGACCGGTAGCCGCGCTCGCGCACCCGGCTGCTCCAGCCCGACAGGTAGTCCAGGACCCGGTCCCGGTAGGACCGGTCGTCGTAGTGCTCCATGTCGTTGTAGATGACCGTGCCCGGCCCGAACCCCAGGTCGGCGGCCTTGGCGACGGCGGTGTCCGCGGACTCCCGGCCCTGGTTGACGGCGTCGGTCGGTGAGATGTCGTAGGCCTGACGGTCCACGAAGATCGGCAGCGGGTACCAGCCGTTCGAGGTCTGTTCGCGCACCCAGTCGGGGGTGAGCTCGGGCTGCTTCGAACAACCCAGGTGGCGCCCGCCGATGTAGATGCCCACGGACCGGTACGGCGACGCCTTCCAGGCGTTCATCGTGCTGGGCGACGGGGCCGTGCAGGCGTCGAAACCCGGTCCGGTGTAGCCGGTGTCGGCCACGACGGCGGGCTGCGCCGTGAGCGCGCCGAACGCCTTGGGCACGGGAGCCGGAGCGGGCGCAGGAGCGGGAGCCGGTGCCGGAGCGGCGGGCTTGGCAGCCGTGGCGTCGATCCGGGCGTTGCCGAGGATGGCGGCGACGGTCGCGTTGGAGGACGCACCGTACGCGGCGGTCACCAGCACCCCGGCGCCTTCGACGGCCACCCGCGACTCCTGATCGGAGCCCACCAGCAGCGTGCGCGGCATCGCCGCGCCCTGCGGGACGCGCAGGACGTCGGAGGCCTGCCGGCCGACGGTCCCGGGGATCGGTTCCAGGAGCAGGGCGTCCGTCTTGTCGACCACGAGGTGGGGCGGGCAGGCCTGTTCGGCACCGGGGTGCCCCAGGTAGACGGTGTGCCGGTCGAAGCGGACACAGGTGTCCGGGGCCTTTTCCAGGTCGACGACCGTCCATGTGGAGGGCACGTCGAGGGTGAGGCCGTGGTAGGTCACGGCCGTGGTGGCGTCCCGGTGCGGCGTCGCGGGCGCGGCTTGGGCCTGCTGGGCGAGCCCTGGTGCGACCAGGGCGAGCA
The Streptomyces sp. 1331.2 genome window above contains:
- a CDS encoding MBL fold metallo-hydrolase, with translation MKIGDIEVLAVMDGVGTETAAEILTRPGTDDPWACHDHHREPDGTLNLPLGGFLVRSGQRTVLVDAGVGPFDDGRYRGGALLDSLAAQGVAPQDVTDVVFTHLHFDHVGWAAVDGRPVFPRATYRAHRADWQHFVTGPAATPAAVAKLTPLEGRLELFDADFTLAPGIDALHLPGHTPGTTVYVLSSGGRRALLLGDVVHSVVQFGERDWQVIWDVDPAAASAVRNRIADEAADTEDLLVAAHFPGMRFGRILAADGNRRFVAV
- a CDS encoding aldo/keto reductase yields the protein MITIAGKTVPRLGLGTLRLTGPGTWGEPADMVGAAALLREAVHDLGILHVDTADAYGPHTVEELIRRALHPYPEQLLLATKVGMVRPAPNVWRPLGRPEYLRAAVEASLRRLGTERIDLCYLHRVDPAVPLADQVGELEELRAAGKVAAIGLSKVTPEQIREAGKLVAVAAVQNCLNAAEPDDPALAYCLDNGIPYVPYRPLNAGLLPDPAEALRWLLDLGPLVAPIPGTADPAHLRALFAPAT
- a CDS encoding 3'-5' exonuclease — its product is MDYGAWPRLFVVDVEGNGGTPPDLVEVAAVPVVNGIPVPSSTRSTLLRPPNPITPFARRVHGIRNQDVATAPTWEQIGPQVHADLEGVWIAAHNAHVDYGVLLRHMPDWKPAGVLDTLRLARATYPKARRYSLDALIELTAIDLESIPGQRHRAAYDAHATALLLLSLAEHYDTWDTLLAAAVPPGMPGAPLPAPPKSEEQTLW
- a CDS encoding glycoside hydrolase domain-containing protein; its protein translation is MQLPKKRGRALAVSTALLALVAPGLAQQAQAAPATPHRDATTAVTYHGLTLDVPSTWTVVDLEKAPDTCVRFDRHTVYLGHPGAEQACPPHLVVDKTDALLLEPIPGTVGRQASDVLRVPQGAAMPRTLLVGSDQESRVAVEGAGVLVTAAYGASSNATVAAILGNARIDATAAKPAAPAPAPAPAPAPAPVPKAFGALTAQPAVVADTGYTGPGFDACTAPSPSTMNAWKASPYRSVGIYIGGRHLGCSKQPELTPDWVREQTSNGWYPLPIFVDRQAYDISPTDAVNQGRESADTAVAKAADLGFGPGTVIYNDMEHYDDRSYRDRVLDYLSGWSSRVRERGYRSGVYAGVRSGVQDLASVAGDSDYAGPDVVWSANWNYQADVSDSSMGLPGPGFWSNRQRVHQYRGEVDETYGGVTLNIDRNYIDVGPAGTQPVVAAQEDSSRVKGDFDGDGRDDVAVLYDYGKDGERNHSGLWTFTSKGAGFNAPRQVWDSGSDSWNWASSKVTVGDFNGDGKADIGVLYDLGRTDDGRNRTRLYTFTSTGSGFTGPQPAWDSSTDAVSSWNWATSKPVVGDFNGDGKADIGVVYDYGQAADTANRTAVWTFTSTGTGFAGPKLAWDSATDAVKSWNWAAGKPVSGDFNGDGKADIGVLYDYGKTGDISRTGLWTFTSTGAGFSSAKQVWDSSTDPVKSWNWAASKPVSGDFNGDGKADIAIAYDYGKTGDASRTGLWTLTSTGAGFAGPKLAWDSATDAVKSWNWNASKLVAGDFNGDGKADIGVLYDYGRTGDISRTGLWTLSSSGTGFNSPQQVWDSANDAVKSWNWKNSKVG
- a CDS encoding AAA family ATPase — protein: MVTPLRLYIAGTHSTGKTTIARRIEMELRATGLKVARTGGFAKRAAELGLPKMTRHTAASSTWIINATANAALEAELTADVVIVDRTPFDALAYFLAAVEHRDERPDPEALSRLTALVQLASPRPVVFLATVLDPALPLAEHPGKDPDWADAAFREAVDRQLHRALRGYSVPHITVPSDEHAETVEMAVEAIAAAWDVAA
- a CDS encoding transglycosylase family protein — translated: MRLPNIRKHPLVTTAAVALAAAGLSLTPSAPAHAASVATWDKVAKCESEGDWSYHSGTNLGGGLQIIPSTWEGFGGTDYAPFAYQATKEQQIRIAEKVLAAQGVNAWPNCWQGTGLGDDSEPPFPDVPTPTPTPTDPEQNPATRIKGDFDGDGRDDVAVLYDYGKDGERNHSGLWTFTSKGSGFTSPQRVWDSGSDSWNWASSKVTVGDFNGDGKADIGVLYDLGRTDDGRNRTRLYTFTSTGSGFTGPQPAWDSSTDPVSSWTWANNKPVVGDFNGDGKADIGVLYDYGKSGDASRTGLWTFTSTGAGFSSAKQVWDSSTDPVKSWNWAASRPVSGDFNGDGRTDIAIAYDYGKTGDASRTGLWTFTSTGAGFSSAKQVWDSSTDPVKSWNWNASKVTAGDFNGDGKADIGVLYDYGKTGDISRTGLWTFTSTGAGFAGPKQVWDSATDAVKSWNWNASKLVAGDFNGDGKADIAIAYDYGKTGDASRTGLWTLTSTGTGLNSPQLAWDSSTDPVKSWNWKNSKLG
- a CDS encoding NUDIX hydrolase, translating into MPAEPKWADSLTDAARRALSPLFRTQVNPYGWFAPNKANRLDLAAVTNPGRRTCPAGYQAPADKQRRNGHPCPGRGRTVLAMTTDTTTASWREIERTTVFSKFGRSVDRVEFELPDGRKEEFYLKAERPAGAVLALTTDQQVILARQYRPGPDQVLYELPGGFLEPGEESLAAVARELLEETGYRGEVHAAGPYWLDAYSNARRFAFFATGCVKVAEPTPERTEFIDVVTLDLAEFRRSVLRRGEMTDTAAAYLALDVLNLL